Proteins from a genomic interval of Benincasa hispida cultivar B227 chromosome 7, ASM972705v1, whole genome shotgun sequence:
- the LOC120081706 gene encoding cytochrome P450 71B37-like, which translates to MHSLFIWVTSLLFFLCSLLLKTKKNVEIKQKNNKLKIVPPPGPPKLPLLGHLHLIGSHPHRSLCKLSRTHGPIMLLKFGSVPTVVISSAPVAQELFKLHDLASCSRPHLAATARYSYNFLDLIFSSYGDRWRELRKICIATLFSPKRVLSFQHIREGEVNLLLNSISQSSASSTSVDFNAKSYSLTANILTRIAFGKSFRGSELDNGNFEGVIQRASAALGSFSASDFFPSFGWIIDRLTGVHGRLEKSFAELDAFLEHVVKDRDEFWTASQKEENIVDVLLRMERDGYEFDGVKFTGDCIKALLMDIFLAGVETGANIIIWTMAELVKNSKVMKKLQDEIRSSIKQDHVKESDLEKLQYLKMVVKEVLRLHAPVPLLLPRETMSHFKLNGYDIDPKTHVHVNLWAIGRDPECWTNPQEFFPERFMGSNIDYKGQNFELIPFGAGRRVCPGMNMGIVTVELALANMLLCFDWKLPNGMKEEDVDMEEEFGITVTKKSPLQLLPIPYLNSN; encoded by the exons ATGCATAGCCTTTTCATCTGGGTCacttctcttctctttttcttatgTTCTTTACTACTGAAAACCAagaaaaatgttgaaattaaacaaaagaaTAATAAGCTTAAAATTGTTCCTCCTCCAGGTCCTCCAAAGCTTCCCTTGTTGGGCCATTTACACCTCATTGGCTCCCACCCTCATCGCTCCTTATGCAAACTTTCAAGAACACATGGCCCCATCATGCTCCTCAAATTTGGCTCGGTCCCGACCGTCGTCATCTCTTCAGCGCCCGTCGCACAAGAGTTGTTCAAACTCCACGATCTTGCTTCTTGCAGCCGCCCTCACTTAGCCGCCACCGCAAGATACTCATACAACTTCTTAGACCTGATTTTTTCCTCATACGGCGATCGCTGGAGGGAGCTTCGAAAGATTTGTATCGCCACGCTCTTTAGTCCAAAACGTGTTCTATCTTTTCAGCATATTAGAGAAGGAGAAGTCAATCTACTATTGAATTCCATCTCTCAATCCTCAGCTTCTTCAACTTCAGTTGATTTCAACGCAAAATCTTATTCTCTCACGGCTAATATCTTGACCCGCATTGCGTTTGGGAAGAGCTTTAGAGGGAGTGAACTGGATAATGGGAATTTTGAAGGGGTTATTCAAAGAGCAAGCGCGGCATTGGGAAGCTTCTCGGCGAGTGATTTCTTTCCTAGTTTCGGGTGGATAATTGATCGGCTCACCGGTGTTCATGGGAGGCTGGAGAAAAGCTTTGCGGAGTTGGATGCTTTTTTAGAACATGTAGTCAAGGATCGTGATGAGTTTTGGACGGCTTctcaaaaggaagaaaatattGTCGATGTTTTGTTGAGAATGGAGAGAGATGGCTATGAATTTGATGGAGTCAAATTCACCGGAGATTGCATTAAGGCACTTCTCATG GATATATTTCTAGCTGGAGTGGAAACAGGAGCAAACATAATTATTTGGACAATGGCAGAGCTTGTTAAGAATTCAAAAGTGATGAAGAAGCTACAAGATGAAATCAGAAGCTCCATAAAACAAGATCATGTGAAGGAAAGCGACCTCGAAAAGCTTCAATATCTAAAAATGGTGGTGAAAGAGGTTTTAAGGCTTCATGCACCTGTCCCACTTCTCCTCCCAAGAGAAACCATGTCGCATTTTAAGCTCAATGGTTATGATATTGATCCCAAAACACATGTTCATGTGAATTTATGGGCAATTGGAAGAGACCCAGAATGTTGGACAAATCCACAAGAGTTTTTTCCAGAGAGATTTATGGGAAGCAATATTGATTACAAAGGACAAAATTTTGAGTTAATACCATTTGGAGCTGGTAGAAGAGTTTGTCCAGGAATGAATATGGGGATTGTAACTGTAGAGTTGGCATTGGCTAATATGTTGTTGTGTTTTGATTGGAAATTGCCAAATGGAATGAAAGAAGAAGATGTTGATATGGAAGAAGAATTTGGTATTACAGTTACCAAGAAATCACCTCTTCAACTTCTTCCAATTCCTTACTTAAACTCCAATTAA
- the LOC120081127 gene encoding uncharacterized protein LOC120081127, producing the protein MDCGPSVDVNEQPTGLNKMDRDHGDVCRSTAASVAPPSVSSSHKTELTMPSTSSSRTEDVEIVSISNAIRAFFPTVFHGLWTWHIEQNLVTNFKDNTVVGIFRDAARAFRMTEFQTKWDELRSFPDGAVMKYLEDIGLYSGHGGMLQLWFYERRNYWTSRTTLHSNYSETRLASEADKGRRYRVEPIDCYRVHVRDNRLDDIVNLHTRECTCKEFNSFSIPCPHAIVAAKERNIPIRSLCSRFYIVDSLMTVYAKPINPLGHISECKRPFGYVEKTILPPKFVAQVGRRRVRRIPSRGEFHRQMKCVRCGNYGHNHQNCSELLTTVQRAKNVRNRDTKTSHLV; encoded by the exons atggattgtggtccttcagTGGACGTGAATGAGCAACCAACAGGATTGAATAAAATGGATCGTGATCATGGAGATGTGTGTCGTTCTACAGCAGCTTCAGTGGCTCCACCATCTGTGTCTTCAAGTCATAAGACAGAGTTGACTATGCCTAGCACCTCTTCATCTAGGACAGAGGACGTTGAA ATAGTATCTATCAGCAATGCTATTCGTGCATTTTTTCCCACGGTATTTCATGGATTGTGGACATGGCATATAGAACAAAATCTtgttacaaactttaaggataACACGGTTGTTGGGATATTTAGAGATGCAGCAAGGGCATTTCGCATGACTGAGTTCCAGACAAAATGGGACGAACTCCGTAGTTTTCCAGATGGTGCTGTCATGAAATATCTGGAAGACATCGGTCTTTATAGTGGGCACGG aggaatgcTCCAATTGTGGTTCTACGAACGGAGGAATTACTGGACATCTCGAACGACATTGCACTCTAACTACAGTGAAACTCGATTGGCAAGTGAGGCCGATAAGGGCAGACGATATCGGGTTGagcctattgattgttatcgGGTCCACGTGCGAGATAATCGATTAGACGATATTGTTAATCTTCACACGAGGGAATGCACGTGTAAGGAATTCAACTCATTTAGTATCCCATGTCcgcatgcaattgttgctgcCAAGGAACGAAATATACCTATCCGAAGTCTTTGCAGTCGATTTTATATAGTGGACTCTTTAATGACTGTGTATGCGAAGCCTATAAATCCACTTGGCCACATATCTGAATGTAAGAGACCTTTTGGATATGTAGAAAAGACTATCCTTCCTCCGAAGTTTGTGGCACAAGTCGGGCGACGgagagtgagaagaataccATCCAGAGGAGAATTTCACAGACAAATGAAATGTGTTCGATGTGGGAATTATGGGCATAACCACCAAAATTGTAGCGAACTGCTCACAACCGTGCAACGTGCTAAAAATGTCAGAAACCGTGACACAAAAACCTCTCATCTAGTTTAG